One genomic window of Dermacentor andersoni chromosome 8, qqDerAnde1_hic_scaffold, whole genome shotgun sequence includes the following:
- the LOC140219970 gene encoding uncharacterized protein, with the protein MGLMGALVGARLCHYVAKALDLNNVAAILWTDSTVAMYWIKGNAARWKPFVANRVSELQALIDPKDRRHCPCSDNPADLITRGILPSALRESELWWKGTRWLQEYDTCWPTISEPSSKVGEFQME; encoded by the coding sequence ATGGGGCTGATGGGAGCCCTTGTTGGCGCGCGACTATGCCACTACGTTGCCAAGGCCTTGGATCTGAACAACGTTGCTGCCATCCTCTGGACTGACTCTACAGTagctatgtactggatcaagggaAACGCTGCCAGATGGAAGCCCTTCGTGGCAAATCGAGTCTCAGAGTTACAAGCGCTGATAGATCCCAAGGATCGGAGACACTGCCCTTGCTCAGACAACCCCGCTGACCTAATCACCCGCGGCATTCTCCCATCGGCCCTGCGGGAGAGCGAACTGTGGTGGAAAGGAACCCGttggcttcaagagtatgacacgTGTTGGCCAACGATAAGTGAGCCGAGCTCGAAGGTTGGGGAGTTCCAAATGGAATAG